The genomic region AAAGACCCCATCAGTTTCGGCATGTACGCAACCCCCGAGTATTATCTTGAGTTCCGGTACGAGATGGACCAGGCCCAGAAACTGGCAAAAGGCGCTATCGCCAAGTACGGCAGGGAATTCGGGACAATGTTCGGCAGGGACTACAGCGCGTTTATCGAGGGTTACCAGCTCGATGATGCGGAGACCGCGATCATTGCCATGGGTTCGATCTGCGGCACGGTCAAGGATGCCATAGACGAGATGCGTGCGGAAGGAAAGAAAGTCGGCCTTCTCAAGATCCGCATCTTCCGTCCGTTCCCGGGTGAGGAGATCGCAAAGGCACTCTCGCATGTCAAACGGGTTGCCGTGCTTGACAAGAATGTCTCCCTTGGTTCGCACGGGGGCGCAGCAGCACTTGAGATCCGGGATGCACTGTACGGGTCCGCGATCCCGGTCAAAGGCTATATCCTGGGCCTCGGTGGCAGGGATATCCGTAAGAAAGACATCAGAGAGATCGTATCGCTCTCGGAGAAAGGTATCGGCGATCAGTTTTATGGCCTCAGGAAGGAGTTGATCTGAAATGGCATGCAAAACCTGTGAACTCTTCGATTCCGGCCACCGGGCCTGCGGGGGCTGCGGGGCATCGCTTGCCGCCCGGCTCGTCACCCAGGCTGCAGGACCCGAATCGATATTTGTATCGTCGACGGGATGCATGGAAGTCTTCTCCACTCCCTACCCCGAGACCGCGTGGAAAGTCCCGTGGATCCACTCCCTCTTCGAGAACGCGGCTGCCGTTGCATCGGGTATCGATGCAGCACTCAAGAAACAGGGCAGGAAAGAGAAGATCGTGATCATGGCCGGGGATGGTGCAACATTCGATATCGGCATGATCTCCATCAGCGGCGCCTTCGAGCGCGGTCATGACTTCACCTACGTCTGCTATGATAACGAAGCGTACATGAACACCGGCATCCAGCGGTCGGGAGCAACGCCGTACGATGCCAGCACAACGACAAGCCCCGCGGGCTCGCACTCGTTTGGGAACAAGCGGCCCAAGAAGGACATGCCGGCGATTCTTGCAGCCCACGGTGCCCCGTACGTTGCAACAGCATCCATCGCTTACCCGGCAGACCTGATGCAGAAGATCGAGAAAGCCATCAACACTCCCGGGCCCTGCTACGTGCAGGTCCATGCACCGTGCTGCACCGGCTGGGGATTCGAGGGCGAGCAGACCATTGCAATCGCAAAACTCGCCATCGAGACCGGTCTGTGGGTCAATTTCGAGATGGTGGATGGCAAGGTCACGAAAGCAAAGAAAGTTGTCCGGAAACCCGTTGAGGAGTATCTCAAGACCCAGAAGAGATTCCGCCACCTCTTCAAACCCAAGCGGCAGGATGCCGAGATTGCAGCTATCCAGGCAATCGCGGACAAGAACGCCGAGAAATACGGGATCGACATCAAGCTCCCGCCAAAGAAAGAATAATTCCCCATTTTACTGTTTTTTAAACAAAGTTCCTCCCTGAACAGACAGGGTACCTGAACACTATACCAACAATGTTAATTAACCAAAAGAACGACATTAGTAGGTTATCGGGCTCGTGGTCTAGTCGGTTATGACGTCGCCCTTACACGGCGGAGGTCGCCGGTTCGAATCCGGCCGGGCCCATCCTTTTTCTGATCTAAAAAAAGTATTACTTTTTCGTAAGCGATGTCAGCGTGATCGTGTAAGTAAGGTCTTTTCCCGCAAGTTCGTGATTCTCATCCCAGGCAACCGTTGACGGGGTCACATTGAGGATCTTGACATAGGCATTCGCACCGTCCGTCGTTCTCGTGATAGTGTACCGTTCGCCGACAACCGGGTCCATGCCGGCCGGGAGCGATGTGCGGTTCACGATGTGCACGAGTTCCGGTTTATACGCCCCGTATGCCTTGTCAGCCGGTATCTTGACCTTTTTTGTCATCCCCGGGGTCATACCGGTCAATGCATCCACAAAACCGGGGATCAGGTTTACCTCTCCCATGGTGAACATCATGGGGGTACTGTTCAGGTTGGAGTAAAAAACGGTCCCGTCATCAAGAGTTCCCTCGTAATAGACAGAGACGGTATCCCCTGTGCGTGCACCGGATGTGTTGAAGAGGAAAAAACCTGCAATAGCAACGGCAACAACAAGAATTAGCGCTGCGGCAATACCCGCATACAGCCGGGTCCGCTTCTTCTTTGCGGCCACTGCTTCCTTACCCTTAACTTTCTCGGACTTTTTCATGATATCCTGCACTAAAGGATACTCCGGTAAACAATATACACTTGCCTTACCGGCTCCCGGCAAATGGATTTTAGGGGGATACTCGGGGGATACCGGGCTATCACAATTGCACGGTATTTATACCTGCACAACTCATCAGGTAGTGTTGAATATGGCTGATGAAGTGAGGGTCGCAGACGTCAACGGGAAAAAAATCCAGTGGGACCCTGCGCAGATGCGCAGGATCCAGGAACATCCCTGTTTCTCCGAGAAGGCTTGCCACGGGTTTGGCCGGTGCCACATCCCGGTAGCCCCCAAGTGCAATATCCAGTGCAATTATTGTATCCGGGATTTTGACTGCGTGAACGAGAGCCGTCCTGGGGTGACCACAAAAGTCCTCAACCCGGACGAATCCATGGACCTTGTGAAGAAGGTCGTGGAAAAGTACAATTACATCAAGGTTGTTGGCATTGCCGGACCCGGGGATCCGCTTGCCAACGAGGAGACATTCGAGACATTAAAGCGGCTTCACAAGGAGTACCCGAACGTCATCAAGTGCATCAGCACAAATGGTCTTCTCCTGCCGGACAAGATCGATCTTCTCCAGAAATACGATGTCGGCAACATCACCGTCACCCTCAATGCCATCGACCCCGAGATCGGGGCAAAGATCTACCAGCACGTGGATTACCAGGGAAAACGCTACACCGGTCTCGAAGGGGCAAAACTCCTCCTCTCCCAGCAGTTGAAGGGAATCGAGATGGCCGTTGAGCGCAAGATGTTTGTCAAGATCAATACCGTCTATATTCCTGGTATCAATGAGGACCACATCCCCGCCATTGCAAAGAAAGTCGGCGAGATGGGGGTGTACAATTTCAACCTCATTCCGCTCATCGCCCAGTACAAGTTTGCAGGCATAGCCCCACCAACCCCGGAGATGAAGAAGAAGATGCAGGATGAATGCGGCAAATATGTCAAACAGATGCGCCACTGCCAGCGCTGCCGGGCCGATGCAATCGGCAAACTCGGCCACGATGTCCAGTCGTGCATGTACGAAAAATAACTTTTTTCTTATTTTTTTATTCGTAAAATGTAACGCTTCTGATGGTGACGACCGGTCCGGCCAGATCCACCTGTATCTTTGCAAGCTTGTCAGGCTTTAAGAATAGATTCCCGCCGGGTTTCCTGAACCAATACGAACGCTGAATACATCCGAACAAAAAAGAGAGAAATTTCTGGATATTGCTCACGTTCAGGAAAATTTTACAATTATGAGGGGATCAGGGTTATTCCAGGTATCAGACTGGATCTATCACCAACACTCACGATCCCGTTCAGTTCATCGATAACCGGCTGGAGTGCGGGAGGCACAGCTGAATCCTCGGTTTTGACGGTTTTCGCATGATAGCTGATGCTGTACTGGATAAAGTCGGCACCGCCCCGACGGGAAGTATAATTTCCCTTCAGCATGGAGAACTGTGCATCGTCGAACAGCGCAGATAAACGGATCAGTTCGGTCCGGTTCACCGTGATCTCCACGGTTCTCGATTTACTCGATATGAGCCCTGCACCATTGTCAAAGATAACCAGGCGATCGTCCAGTCCGGCAATTCCACCAGAACGATGGTAATCCACAAATACCGCAGGGGGTTCCGACGGGGAGGCCGAGGGGGTTCTGGTGAAAAGGCATCCGGAGAACAGGGCTGCAGAAAGCAGAAACACTGAAAATATGATTATCCATTTTCTGATAAGCATCACTCCGGTCCTGACATATAGTTTTGAGATCAGATCTGCAGGACATCAGCCTTTGCAGGCTTTCCTGCGTTCTTCCGGTCGGGAAGGACGTCTTCGAGCGCCGCAATCAGGCCGTCCACTTTCTCGTTGTTGAAGGTTGCCCGGAATGCCGCAAGCTCGGCAGCGTTCATGATCATGATGCCTTTCTTCTTCATGGGAAGGCCGCTCGCTCCTACCGGGTTGATATCGATCGCAAGCGAGGCCGGGCGGTTCTTGGTGGCCGGGAGACGGATGAGCGAGACGCCTTTGACGGAAGTGTGTTTACGCTCCCAGTCCTGTCCTTCCTCAATAAATGCCTTGAGGGTATCGGTTAATTCCATAAGAAGAACTTTTGACTTATATAATAAAAGGCTATTCGATCTGTTCCGGTCCCATGAACGCGGGCAGAATGATCCGGTAAGCAAAAGAAAACCAATCCGGTACAACATCGTATGCCCCGTAACGCAGCCTAATAAGAGTAAAGGACAAACCGGTCAGGCAAGGACTGTCATGCCTTCCATCACCCTTCACCAGAATGAACCTTTTCATCTCGATGCCACCCTTGCCTGCGGACAGGTCTTCCGCTGGGACCACACCGATGACGGCTGGTGGTACGGGGTTGTCGGAGACCGGGTGATAAAGATACGACAGGACGGGCAGAAGCTCACCTATACCGGTGCGCCGGCATCCTTTATCCGGCACTATTTTTCCCTGGATATGGATCTCGACAGGGTTCTCGCGTCCATCGACCGAGATCCGGTAATCCGCGCATCCATCCAAAAAAACCGGGGCCTCCGGCTCGTACGCCAGCCCCTGTGGGAGTGCACCATCTCCTACATCTGCTCGACAAACTCCAACATCCCCACAATACGGCGCAGGATCGCCTCCATTGCGGAAAAATTTGGCAACCCTGTTGAATTTGAAGGGAAGACCTATTACTCGTTTCCCGGACCGGAACCCATATCGTGCGGGGGACACGAAGGGCTTACGGAATGCCGGCTGGGGTACCGGCATCCCTATGTCTTTGGTACCTCCTGCACGGTTACCGATGAGAAGGAGTGGGAAGAGAAAATACGCGGGCTCCCGTACGATGAGGCGAGGAAAGAACTCATGAAACTCCACGGGGTCGGCCCGAAAGCAGCGGACTGCATCCTGCTCTTCGCATTCCAGAAGTACGAGGCATTCCCGGTCGATGTCTGGATCCGCAGGATCATGCAGCAGCACTATCTCCCGGGCCTCGCAACCGGTGCCCCGCTCACGAACCGCGAATACGATTCAATCCGAAAGTTCGCATGGGAGCATTTCGGTGAGTACTGCGGGTATGCACAGGAATACCTGTATGCGGCAAGGGATGGGTGATCGATGGACGTTACGGGAATTCCCCACCGTCTCATCAGCTTTTTCAGGTAATGACCCCTGTTCACCGGGAAATGCTTGGCCCGACAATTCTGCATGCCTGATCTAAAGATTACCGGGTATCCGATTTTACGCACGTTTCCCATACAACTTTTCATGGCAGACCCTGCCTGAAAATTTTCAATCGCGATCGCGAGGTGTTAGTTGATGAGGCTACAATTGGATAATTATGCTACAAAATGCTTGTACATGCTACAAAATTTTTCATTCTCCGGAGTGATGGGCCCAGACCTGCAGGCAAGGGTCGATCGAAATTTTTCAGGTAGGGGGTAAGGAGGTGATTGAAATTTTTTTGCCGGAGATCGATTCCGGATTTTTTTGTAACATGAACAGGGGGTCTGATCCACAATTTTCCAGAAATGATCCAGGGGATCCCTCATCAGATTGCAGGAATGGTTGAAATGAGTGGATAAAGTGACTTCTTCATCAGTTCTCGCTTTGACAATGGATGGGCAATTATCGGTTAACCCGGATAATGGAACAGCAATGTGCCGTTATCGCAGGGGCCTGCGCATGCCATAAATTACAGATCCAAAAAAGAGATGAGTGAATACCTGGGGGAATTTTTACGTCCCGATATCCCAGCTGCAGGAATATTTCTTCTGCTCTTTGCTTAGCGAATCGATGGAGAGACCGAGCGAGGAGAGCTTGAGGTTAGCAACCTGCTCATCAATCTCGTTGGGCACATCGTACACGCCGCCTTTCATCTTCTTCCCGTTCTTGGCAATATGGAGGGTGCAGAGCGCCTGGAGGGCGAAACTCAGATCCATGACCTCGATCGGGTGGCCCATCCCTTTGGGTGTAGCGAGATTCACGAGCCGGCCTTCGGCAAGAACGTGAACGGTCTTCTTCCCGAGCACGAACGACTCGATACCGTCACGCTCGATAATCCGGGTCGCGTTCTTCCTCAGATACTCGATGTCGATCTCGACATTGAAGTGGCCGGCGTTCGCAAGGATGGCACCATCCTTCAGCTTCGCAAAGTGCTTCTTTGCGATGACTGCAAAGTTACCGGTCGTGGTGACGAAGATATCTCCGATAGCCGCTGCATCGTCCATCGTCATGACCATGAACCCGTCCATGTGGGCTTCGAGGGCACGGCGGGGATCGATCTCGGTCACAACGACTTTTGCACCAAGCCCGTGGGCTTTCCTGGCAAGGCCCCGGCCGCAGTAGCCGTAACCGGCAACCACGAAGTATTTCCCGGCAATGAGGGTGTTCGTGGTGATCATGATCGACGAAAGGACACTCTCTCCGGTCCCGTGGACATTGTCGAAGAAGTGCTTCATCGGCGTGTCATTCACGGCGACAACGGGGAATTCAAGCTTCCCTTCAGCAGCCATGGCTTTCAGGCGGTGGATACCGGTGGTGGTCTCCTCGCAGCCCCCGATGACTTTCTTGATGAGGTCGCGGCGCTTGGTGTGGATGTAGTGAATCAAGTCCATCCCGTCATCGATCGTGATGACCGGTTTTGCATCCAAGACCTGATCGATTGCGGCATAATACTCGTCCACTGAGCAGGCCCGCTTTGCATAGCAGTGGACATTTTTCACATCATTGAGGGCTTCTGCCACATCGTCCTGCGTGGAGAGCGGGTTGCAGCCGGTGATGTGCACAACCGCCCCGCCGGCCGCGAGCGTTGAGACAAGGTTTGCGGTCTTGGCCTCGACGTGGAGCGCCATGCCGATCGTCATGCCGGCAAACGGCTTTTCCTTGACAAACTGTTTTTTTATGGCAGCAAGTACCGGCATGTACTGCCCGGCCCATTCTATCTTCAGTTTTCCTGAATTCATGAACATCCTCGGTCTGAGATGGCCGGCATCTGGCCGCCCATATATTTACTACCCTATGAATAGGCACGGCAAGTTACATAAAAACTCCGAACGGCAGACAATGGGAAATATAGAAGTGCCTCCGATACCAACCCTCTAACCAATGGTGCTGACGCGACGGATCATCCCCTGTCTTGATCTCAAGGATGGCAGGGTTGTGAAAGGCACGAATTTCCTCGGGCTCCGGGATGCCGGGGACCCGGTGGAGCTTGCCGAGCGGTACAACGAGCAGGGAGCCGACGAGGTGGTCTTCCTCGATATCACAGCTTCGAAGGAGAAGCGGGGGATCATCATCGACGTCATCAAACGGGCCGCCGACCAGCTCTTCCTTCCCCTGACCGTTGGCGGGGGCCTGAAGACCCCCGACGATATTCAGCAGATCCTCCGGGCCGGTGCCGACAAAGTGAGTCTCAACACGAGCGCTGTCCACGATCCAACCCTCC from uncultured Methanoregula sp. harbors:
- a CDS encoding thiamine pyrophosphate-dependent enzyme codes for the protein MACKTCELFDSGHRACGGCGASLAARLVTQAAGPESIFVSSTGCMEVFSTPYPETAWKVPWIHSLFENAAAVASGIDAALKKQGRKEKIVIMAGDGATFDIGMISISGAFERGHDFTYVCYDNEAYMNTGIQRSGATPYDASTTTSPAGSHSFGNKRPKKDMPAILAAHGAPYVATASIAYPADLMQKIEKAINTPGPCYVQVHAPCCTGWGFEGEQTIAIAKLAIETGLWVNFEMVDGKVTKAKKVVRKPVEEYLKTQKRFRHLFKPKRQDAEIAAIQAIADKNAEKYGIDIKLPPKKE
- a CDS encoding FKBP-type peptidyl-prolyl cis-trans isomerase; this translates as MKKSEKVKGKEAVAAKKKRTRLYAGIAAALILVVAVAIAGFFLFNTSGARTGDTVSVYYEGTLDDGTVFYSNLNSTPMMFTMGEVNLIPGFVDALTGMTPGMTKKVKIPADKAYGAYKPELVHIVNRTSLPAGMDPVVGERYTITRTTDGANAYVKILNVTPSTVAWDENHELAGKDLTYTITLTSLTKK
- the nifB gene encoding nitrogenase cofactor biosynthesis protein NifB, which gives rise to MADEVRVADVNGKKIQWDPAQMRRIQEHPCFSEKACHGFGRCHIPVAPKCNIQCNYCIRDFDCVNESRPGVTTKVLNPDESMDLVKKVVEKYNYIKVVGIAGPGDPLANEETFETLKRLHKEYPNVIKCISTNGLLLPDKIDLLQKYDVGNITVTLNAIDPEIGAKIYQHVDYQGKRYTGLEGAKLLLSQQLKGIEMAVERKMFVKINTVYIPGINEDHIPAIAKKVGEMGVYNFNLIPLIAQYKFAGIAPPTPEMKKKMQDECGKYVKQMRHCQRCRADAIGKLGHDVQSCMYEK
- a CDS encoding DNA glycosylase is translated as MPSITLHQNEPFHLDATLACGQVFRWDHTDDGWWYGVVGDRVIKIRQDGQKLTYTGAPASFIRHYFSLDMDLDRVLASIDRDPVIRASIQKNRGLRLVRQPLWECTISYICSTNSNIPTIRRRIASIAEKFGNPVEFEGKTYYSFPGPEPISCGGHEGLTECRLGYRHPYVFGTSCTVTDEKEWEEKIRGLPYDEARKELMKLHGVGPKAADCILLFAFQKYEAFPVDVWIRRIMQQHYLPGLATGAPLTNREYDSIRKFAWEHFGEYCGYAQEYLYAARDG
- a CDS encoding adenosylhomocysteinase, which encodes MFMNSGKLKIEWAGQYMPVLAAIKKQFVKEKPFAGMTIGMALHVEAKTANLVSTLAAGGAVVHITGCNPLSTQDDVAEALNDVKNVHCYAKRACSVDEYYAAIDQVLDAKPVITIDDGMDLIHYIHTKRRDLIKKVIGGCEETTTGIHRLKAMAAEGKLEFPVVAVNDTPMKHFFDNVHGTGESVLSSIMITTNTLIAGKYFVVAGYGYCGRGLARKAHGLGAKVVVTEIDPRRALEAHMDGFMVMTMDDAAAIGDIFVTTTGNFAVIAKKHFAKLKDGAILANAGHFNVEIDIEYLRKNATRIIERDGIESFVLGKKTVHVLAEGRLVNLATPKGMGHPIEVMDLSFALQALCTLHIAKNGKKMKGGVYDVPNEIDEQVANLKLSSLGLSIDSLSKEQKKYSCSWDIGT